The nucleotide sequence CGGGAGATCCACCATTTCGCATGCCCCTGGGGCGTGGCCGGCCACGATTTCGACCCGGCCCTCGATCCGGCGCTCGCGCTGGAGGGCGGCTACCGGACGTTCTTCACCACCCGGCGCGGTCGGGCGCTCGGTGCCGCCGATCTTCCCCTGCTGCCCCGCCACGTGGTCGAGCCGCATTGGCCGATCTCGCATTTCGAGGCCCTGATGGGCGGTCGCAAGACGGGATGGCGGGCGACGGGGCCGGCACAGCGAAGAGCGGCAGGAACGGCTTGAGAAGATTTCGGAGCTATCGCTGGTGACGGGCGCCGGACCCTTCACGCCCGCAGCGCCCGACCCGAGGTCCCCGCCCATGCAAGCCGGTGCCAGGCCGTCCGACATCGTCTCCGATGCGCCCGGTCCGCCCCCGGTCGTCGTCGTGACCGGGGCGCTCGCGCCCTACACCCACGTGCTCTACGAGCGTCTGGCGGAGCGTCTGGCCGATCGGGACGGTCGGGCCCTGCATGTCCTGTCCTGCACGCCGCGTGAGCGTGCGCGGCAATGGGTGATGCCGCCGCCGCTCCACTACCGGCACACAGTGCTGCCGGGCCTGCGCTGGCACCGCTCCTCGATCCGCAACCTCTACGTCAATCCGGCGGTGGTGCCGCGGCTCACCGCGCTCCGGCCGGCGGCCCTGGTCCTCAACGATTTCTCGCCGACCATGCTGATGGCGGCCGCCGCCGCGCGCCTGCGGCGCATCCCGACCCTGATCCGCACCGACGGCGTGCCCGAGACCGATCCCGGCCAGGGTTCCGCCCCGCATCGCTGGCTGCGCCGCGCCATCGTGTCCGGGGCCGCCGCCGGGATCGGGCCGAGCGCGGGCAGCGGTGCCGTGCTGGCCCGCTACGGGCTGCCACCCGAACGCTTCGTCCTCAGTCCGCTCTTTCCGGCCTGGACGCCGCCCGCCCCGCCGCCGCCGGATTCGGCCCGGCCCTACGACCTCCTGTTCTGCGGCATGCTGAACGAGGAGGTGAAGGGCGCTCGCTTCTTCACCGACGTGGTGCTCGGCTGCCGCGAGCGCGGCCGGCCCCTGTCGGTCCGGGTCGCGGGCGACGGGCCGTTGCGGCCCGAGATGGAGGCGCGCTTCGTCCAGGCCGGCCTCTCCGCCCGGTTCGACGGATTCCTCGGTCAGGAGGCGTTGCCCGAGGTCTACGCCTCGGCGCGGCTCTTCCTGTTCCCGAGCCGCGGCGACGTGTGGGGGATCGTGGTGCAGGAGGCGCTCCAGAGCGGCACGCCGGTGCTGGCCTCGCCCCATTCCGGCGCGGCAAGCGGCCTGCTCGAAGCCCATGGCTGCGGCGCGGTGCGGCCGATGATCGTGGCGGATTGGATCGCGGCGACCCTGCAACTCCTCGATGACGACGGCCGCCGCCAGGGGCTGCGGCGCGCGGCGGAGCGCGCCCTCCCGCACTTCACGGCGGAAGCGGCCGTGACGGGCTATATCGATGCCCTCGAACCGTTCCTTGCGGGCAGAACCGGATGACGATGCGGATGCTGTCTGCGGGATGCGAATCCGGTCGCCACCGCATTGGCTGAAGAAGCAGTTTTCGATCGGTGATCAAGATAGCCGGCGCAAAAAATCTGCACTCGAGGACGCAGATAGTTGAGGCGGCGGGCTCGATGGCAATAGAGGGAAGGGTCTGAGCCTTGCGATGAGACGAATTTGCACACTAATAGTCGAGGTATTGAGCTAGGATCTTCTAATTTGCAGAAACAAGCATAGATCAGATTTGTGATATTTTTACAACATTTTGCTGGAAGGCAAACGTGGCTATTTTATCCTTAAAAAATTGACTTGCTTCGGCTGAATATCCTGAACGATTGTGTTTTTGCGGATCATACCTAGCCCGCATGTATCCGCTGCGCCTCCATGTCTCGCTGGAAGCTTTTCAAAATGGATATTATCAAGAAGATGCGGTGGGAGCGTCCGATTGATTTTGATCGCTCCGAGTCTCAAAATATGGCCACCCTATCTCAAGATCTTTCGAAACCGGCCGATAGCCTGACGAGCATTCTGCGCCTCGTTCAGACGGATACCGATGCGGGCGTATCGGTTCCGGTCGCGGCGCCCTCGTCTTCGCAGGACTGGGCGAACCTGATCGATCGTGTGCGGGCGGCGGCTCACCGGACCCGCGAGGTCGAAGCGCAGGCTCAGGAGCAGGAGCAACGGGTGCACGAACTGCTGGAGCGCGTTCGCGAGGACATCAAGCTCGCCAGCGAACGGGTCCGGACCGCCGAGACCAAGGCGGCCACCGTGCAGGCCCAGGCCGAGCAGCGCATCCGCGCCGCGGAGGAGCGGGCGGAGGCCGCCGAGGAGCGCGCACGCATCGCCGAGGACTGGCTGAAGCAGGTCCACGAGGCCATCGTCAACGAGTTTTCCATTCTGACCGAAGCACCGTCCAAGGTGGCTTGAGCTCCTTTCGACCGGCTTCCTCGGTATCGGCTCATCTCACTTCCGCGCCTCGGAAAGACGGATCGCTGAACTGAGCCGATCCGCCGGAAACGGCGTGAGGCAGGCGCGCGGAAGTCTGTCAGCGGCGCGCATCCGTGAACGGCGAGGCCGGCAACCCATCGCGCCGCAGGGCCCGCGGATCGAGCCCGAGCGTCACACCGCGTGCGGCGGCGAAGCGGACCAGCGCATCGAGGTCGCCGGATGGCGGGGGCGGGCCATCGAGGCGGGTGTTGAACAGGATGATCTGCCGGCTCGCATCCGCCATGTCGGTGAGGGCGAGCCCGTCGCTGGCGATGGCGACGTTGTCGACGATCTGGTTGTTGCGGGCGACACCCGGCTCGTCGGACAGCGCCTGCGAAAGCCTTGGATAGCGCATCCGCCAGGGCGGCGAGTCGAGCGGCATCGCGGCAAACGCGGTGCGGAACTCCGAATCGGGCTCGTTCAGCGCCGGCTTCATCCAGGTGAGGCCCCGCGCATCGAGGGCCACGATCGGGCTCGATGCGACGAAGACGTTGCGCGTGACGATGTTGTCGCTGCCGCCGCCGATGAAGACCGGCTGCTGGACATCGACGAACAGGTTGCGCCGGATGGTGAAACCGCTCGCCATGTCGTCGAGGTAGACGCCCTTCACCTCCATCCCCGGCACGGTGCGGATGTCGTGGACGTAGTTGTCCTCAATGATCGAGCCGCGGGCGGTGAAGTCGCGGCCGGCATAGATCGCACCGGTGTCGCTCAGGCCGTGGATGAGCCAAGCCACTTCGTTGCGGCGGACAACGTGATCGTTGCCGCGTAGGTAGACCGCGTAGCCGATCGCGTCGGTGATGAGGTTCCCACTCGCCTCCGCGCCGACGCCGTCGAGTTCGATCGCCGAACTCTGGGTCTGGGCCAGCCGCGAGAAGCGGGTGAAGCGGGAATCGCGCACGAACAGGCCGCCCGGCCGCAAGGAGGCGCGGTCGCCGCCGACGAGGCGGACCGCGCTCGCGCCGATGTCGTGAATGGCGCTACCAGAGACGCCACCTCCGGCGACGCCTTCGAACACCGCCGCGCGGCCCGCTGCCCAGGCCAGCGCGCTCGCCCGGATCTCGATATCTTCCCCGCCTCGCGCGACGAACAGGTCACCGCGGGCGCGCTCCAGTCTGAGACGCTCGATGCGCAGGTGGCGGGCGCCCTCCGCCCGAATCAGCGTCTCCGCGAGGCTCGCTTCCAGTTCAGCCGCGCCGGCAGAGGGCCAAGCGAGAAGCAGGCCGCTCTCGCTCTCGCGCCACCACTCGCCGGCCTCGTCGAGGGCGCCCAGCGCATGGACCACCCGCATCCGCGCCCCCTCGCGGATGCCCTCGTAGGGCGGGACGTCGAGTTCGAGCCGGCGGCGGCGCTGATCGACCTGCGCGACGTGGATCGTCTCCAGAAGCCAGTCCCAGCGCCAGAAGCCCTCCACCCACAGGTCGCGCTCCTGCGACAGGTCTGGCAGGCCCGGCACGTCCCTTAGAGTGAAGTCCAGGCCGCCGGCCGCGACGCCGGCCACTGTCGTCCACCCGGTGTTCGGCCCGGGATCAGGGCCCGGATTCGGCCATTGCGCCGGGCGCAGGGCCCCCCCCGCATCGAAGATCTCGGTGACCCGCGGATGCGTCTCGCGCAGAAGACGCGGCGCGCGGAAGGCCGGCTCCCGGCGCAGAGCCTCGGGCAGGCGGTAGGCCCGCACCCTCTCGCGCGCGACCGCGGGCAGTCGCTCGCGCAGGCGCGGCGGCAACGTGGCAGGGACCAGGGGTACGCTGCCGACGAGCCGGCTTGATCCGTCGGCCGCGCCGCGCAGGGTCAGCGACGCCCCGGCTGTACCGGAATGTTCGGGGCCGATCCGTACGGGCGCGGTAATCCGATGCGTGCCGGGCTCCAGCTCCACGACGATCGCGCGTGCCTCCCCCTGCCGTCGCAGGGCCGCCGCGCGGGCCAGGGCCTGCGGCAGATCGGCGAAGCGGTCCTTCCGGCCCGTTCCGGCTGCTCCCGTGGGCGCGACCTGCAGAACCACGGGCGCCTTCGTCTCGCCGGCCCGGCCCGGCGCGGCCGAGCCGAGGACGAGCACACCGGCGAACAGGGCCGCGCGGAACGCCGCCACCGTCCGGTGCGGCTCAGGGCTCACGCCTCGGCCTCCGCGTCGGTGATCACGAGCTGTACCCGCCGGTCGCGGCCGGTGGCGTCGAGGGCCCGCTGCAGCCGGCGGACGGCGCTGCTCTTGGCGCTCGCCGTAAGCAACAGGGCGGGGAAGCGCTGGTCCTGGGCGAGACGCTCGGCGGCAATGTCGGTGCCGATCAGCCCGATATCCACGAAGACCGTGTTGAAGGACGCCGCCGTTGCCAGGAGCGCGCCGGTATAGGCCGCGGTGCCGAGGCTCAGGGCCGCGTCGTCGAAGGGCAGGATCTTGACCCCGGTCGGGCCGTCCACCAGCGCGTCGCCGAGCCCCGATTGCGTGCGCAGCGCCTCGGCGACGCCGCGTTTGGCCGTTGCCCGTAGATCGCGCGAGATCATCGCCTCCGGATCGGCATCGACAAGAAGCACGCGCTGGCCGTCGAGGGCAGCCGAGGCGGCGAGGCTGCGCGCCAGCTCCGACTTGCCGGCCCGGTCGTCGGCGGAAGTGACGAGGACGAGCGTCGGACGTGCGGCGCCGAAATCGCGCTGGAGTCGGCTGCCGAGGCGGGCCACGGCCAGGTCGTAGGCGGTGTCGGCCCGCAGCGCCCCGGTGCCCCTGCCCTGCGTCCTGGCTCGCGCCTGGGCCGGCAGGG is from Methylorubrum sp. B1-46 and encodes:
- a CDS encoding glycosyltransferase family 4 protein, which encodes MQAGARPSDIVSDAPGPPPVVVVTGALAPYTHVLYERLAERLADRDGRALHVLSCTPRERARQWVMPPPLHYRHTVLPGLRWHRSSIRNLYVNPAVVPRLTALRPAALVLNDFSPTMLMAAAAARLRRIPTLIRTDGVPETDPGQGSAPHRWLRRAIVSGAAAGIGPSAGSGAVLARYGLPPERFVLSPLFPAWTPPAPPPPDSARPYDLLFCGMLNEEVKGARFFTDVVLGCRERGRPLSVRVAGDGPLRPEMEARFVQAGLSARFDGFLGQEALPEVYASARLFLFPSRGDVWGIVVQEALQSGTPVLASPHSGAASGLLEAHGCGAVRPMIVADWIAATLQLLDDDGRRQGLRRAAERALPHFTAEAAVTGYIDALEPFLAGRTG
- a CDS encoding right-handed parallel beta-helix repeat-containing protein, which produces MSPEPHRTVAAFRAALFAGVLVLGSAAPGRAGETKAPVVLQVAPTGAAGTGRKDRFADLPQALARAAALRRQGEARAIVVELEPGTHRITAPVRIGPEHSGTAGASLTLRGAADGSSRLVGSVPLVPATLPPRLRERLPAVARERVRAYRLPEALRREPAFRAPRLLRETHPRVTEIFDAGGALRPAQWPNPGPDPGPNTGWTTVAGVAAGGLDFTLRDVPGLPDLSQERDLWVEGFWRWDWLLETIHVAQVDQRRRRLELDVPPYEGIREGARMRVVHALGALDEAGEWWRESESGLLLAWPSAGAAELEASLAETLIRAEGARHLRIERLRLERARGDLFVARGGEDIEIRASALAWAAGRAAVFEGVAGGGVSGSAIHDIGASAVRLVGGDRASLRPGGLFVRDSRFTRFSRLAQTQSSAIELDGVGAEASGNLITDAIGYAVYLRGNDHVVRRNEVAWLIHGLSDTGAIYAGRDFTARGSIIEDNYVHDIRTVPGMEVKGVYLDDMASGFTIRRNLFVDVQQPVFIGGGSDNIVTRNVFVASSPIVALDARGLTWMKPALNEPDSEFRTAFAAMPLDSPPWRMRYPRLSQALSDEPGVARNNQIVDNVAIASDGLALTDMADASRQIILFNTRLDGPPPPSGDLDALVRFAAARGVTLGLDPRALRRDGLPASPFTDARR